One window from the genome of Gadus macrocephalus chromosome 7, ASM3116895v1 encodes:
- the LOC132460698 gene encoding carboxypeptidase O-like, whose translation MMLASLVGMLLLQMGAATRAIHDYNVYHPYTEIDSWMTGILIDNPDIVSIERYGQTYEKRDINLLRIGERTGAMKKVVWMDCGIHAREWISPAFCQYFIKQILQEYRVHGSRMAAMMKEMDFYVTPVLNVDGYIYSWLNGTRLWRKNRSPGTGSCSCYGTDLNRNFNVTWGTIGVSTNCCSETYGGTAALSSPEAASVTRYLEQRKADVLLFLTIHSYGQLILVPYGNPNLTAPNYGQLMKVGLAAAAEMKKVHGMSYRVGTSPDILYPNSGSSRDWARLAGIPYSFTFELRDNGSFGFELPEDQIQPACEEAYSGAMHIINHVHREQFNGSSSTAAAVSVATASLLGALLATCVTVANNAF comes from the exons ATGATGTTGGCGTCGCTTGTGGGGATGTTGCTCCTGCAGATGGGAGCGGCAACG agaGCAATTCATGACTACAACGTCTACCACCCCTATACTGAG ATTGACAGCTGGATGACCGGGATTCTGATTGACAACCCGGACATCGTGTCTATTGAGCGTTACGGCCAGACCTACGAGAAGAGAGACATCAACTTGCTCAGG ATCGGGGAGAGGACAGGGGCGATGAAGAAGGTCGTCTGGATGGACTGCGGGATCCATGCCCGGGAGTGGATCTCACCGGCCTTCTGCCAGTACTTCATCaaacag ATCCTGCAGGAGTACAGAGTCCACGGCAGCAGGATGGCAGCGATGATGAAGGAGATGGACTTTTATGTCACCCCTGTCCTGAACGTGGACGGATACATCTACTCCTGGCTCAACGGG ACCCGTCTGTGGAGGAAGAACCGTTCTCCTGGAACCGGCAGCTGCAGCTGCTACGGCACTGACCTCAACCGCAACTTCAACGTCACCTGGGGCA CGATCGGCGTGTCGACCAACTGTTGCTCAGAGACGTACGGCGGCACGGCGGCCCTGTCGTCGCCCGAGGCGGCAAGCGTGACGCGCTACCTGGAGCAGAGGAAGGCCGAcgtgctcctcttcctcaccatcCACTCGTACGGCCAGCTCATCCTGGTGCCTTATGGCAACCCCAACCTCACTGCGCCAAACTACGGCCAACTG aTGAAGGTGggtctggcggcggcggcggagatgAAGAAGGTCCATGGGATGAGCTACAGGGTCGGGACCTCGCCCGACATACTGT ACCCTAACTCCGGATCTTCCCGGGATTGGGCCCGCCTTGCCGGTATTCCCTACTCCTTCACCTTCGAACTCCGTGACAACGGGTCTTTCGGCTTCGAACTCCCCGAGGACCAGATCCAGCCAGCCTGCGAGGAGGCCTACTCCGGGGCAATGCACATCATCAACCACGTCCACCGCGAGCAGTTCAACGGCAGCAGTTCAACGGCAGCGGCAGTGTCAGTGGCTACAGCCTCCCTGTTGGGGGCGCTGTTGGCCACATGCGTCACTGTAGCAAACAACGCTTTTTGA